One genomic window of Papaver somniferum cultivar HN1 unplaced genomic scaffold, ASM357369v1 unplaced-scaffold_150, whole genome shotgun sequence includes the following:
- the LOC113335953 gene encoding F-box/LRR-repeat protein At3g59200-like, which yields MNVVGEDRISKLPDPYYFIIYSLFFLPSVSKRWKDVWVYVPTLDFQNWEPPGILYASYEDYDEEAIVLETKKFMDFVDRILVQRNMLNINKFSLDCGFFDHKRVNAWITTAIKCGVEEFIFSGCFSYPSNGKMIPDSLFTCETLTTLDFQIEEQNRLDLPGSISLPRLKILRLTNFMYYDEKLAAKLFSSCPVLEELRLTDCGLLNFDFICVSAPILKSFTLISCLRSNMEGVKPVKVKIDAPNLMSFAFCDCLPEDFCLDSFPLLELFG from the coding sequence ATGAATGTGGTGGGAGAGGATAGGATAAGTAAACTGCCTGATCCATATTACTTCATCATATACTCTCTTTTCTTCCTACCAAGTGTGTCGAaaagatggaaggatgtgtgggTATATGTACCGACTCTTGATTTTCAAAACTGGGAACCTCCTGGAATCCTTTATGCTagttatgaagattatgatgaagAAGCCATTGTCTTGGAGACGAAAAAGTTCATGGATTTTGTGGATAGGATATTGGTTCAGCGAAATATGTTAAATATAAACAAGTTTTCTCTCGATTGTGGGTTTTTCGATCATAAGCGGGTAAATGCATGGATCACGACGGCAATCAAATGTGGAGTTGAAGAGTTCATTTTTTCTGGGTGTTTCTCGTACCCAAGCAATGGCAAGATGATTCCAGATTCCCTTTTCACTTGTGAAACATTAACCACGTTAGACTTTCAGATTGAAGAACAAAATAGGCTTGATCTTCCAGGATCAATTTCTCTTCCAAGATTAAAGATCCTCCGTCTTACGAATTTCATGTATTATGATGAGAAATTGGCAGCAAAACTCTTTTCTAGTTGCCCAGTACTTGAAGAATTGCGGTTGACAGATTGTGGTTTGCTTAATTTTGATTTCATATGTGTTTCAGCTCCTATACTGAAGTCCTTCACTCTAATCAGTTGTTTGAGAAGTAATATGGAAGGTGTCAAGCCTGTCAAGGTCAAGATTGATGCACCAAATCTAATGTCCTTCGCTTTCTGTGATTGTTTACCTGAAGATTTTTGTTTGGATAGCTTTCCATTGCTAGAGTTGTTTGGATAG